ATCTTTATCAGAGACATAGGCAATCACTTTGATATTATTTAGATTCCAATCTTTTCCAACAGGAATAGAGAATTTTGATAATTCAAAAGTTTCTTTGTCAGAATAATTAGTTTTTGATTCACCTAGTGTATATCCAAAGGCATCAAGATGCGTATATCTCAAGATATGATTGTGTTCATAATTCGGATTCTCTTTTGGGTCCCCTTTATAATCTAATTGCCAATTGATAATTCCATTTTCAACCACAAAAACATTATAGTTTAATGCACCTGAATAATCATCGAGCATTTTTACTCTTAAAGAAGCACAGATTTCTTCATTAGAAAGCTTTGAAGCGACCATATTTATAGACATTTTTGGACTTTTACTCAATTCCTGATCCAGAAAATTCTTCCATGAAGATGCAGGTAAAATCGTGAATCCATCAAAATCTTTACGATTAATTAATCCCGCAGGAATTCCATCGTCTGTTACTCCAAAGTGCGCGTCTAATTTTTTTCCAATTTCTGTTCTGAAATCATAACGATATTTCTCTCCAGACGGTTCTGGCTGGTTAAAAGCAATAGAATTTCCATGGATAGCAACTACCACAAGATTTTCGTTATAAGGAGCCTCCTTCAACAATGCCTTTGCTTCTTTTGCTGCACTCGGGCAATTCCCACATTTATGCCCTGTATATTCTTCCAAGAGGACATTTCGTTTGGTTTGCTCTTCAGAATCCAAATACTGAGGTTCTGGACAGTTAGCATTGGTTTTTAACTCAGGTAAATAATCATCTTTATCTACTTCATCACAAGAAGTAAACAATGTCGAAAATGCAAGTGCCAAAGACACCGTGTATATTGTTT
The sequence above is a segment of the Flavobacteriales bacterium genome. Coding sequences within it:
- a CDS encoding Omp28-related outer membrane protein, with the protein product MKKTIYTVSLALAFSTLFTSCDEVDKDDYLPELKTNANCPEPQYLDSEEQTKRNVLLEEYTGHKCGNCPSAAKEAKALLKEAPYNENLVVVAIHGNSIAFNQPEPSGEKYRYDFRTEIGKKLDAHFGVTDDGIPAGLINRKDFDGFTILPASSWKNFLDQELSKSPKMSINMVASKLSNEEICASLRVKMLDDYSGALNYNVFVVENGIINWQLDYKGDPKENPNYEHNHILRYTHLDAFGYTLGESKTNYSDKETFELSKFSIPVGKDWNLNNIKVIAYVSDKDSKEILQVKEIALKQ